The following are from one region of the Sandaracinus amylolyticus genome:
- a CDS encoding nuclear transport factor 2 family protein translates to MRNAHRSDASDAFDASLRGVQDEGMTPQAIVDGFSRVWADPPAHEFRFLDAFSPDVELIAPLAGRTRGREAGYAAFRRTFALFPDLRAEVHAWSASEDRIWISMTFHTRELSWHSVDVLTLTDGIVTSRRAYFDPLPVLAYVLRRPALAWRWLRIRRARGAPSWPR, encoded by the coding sequence ATGCGCAACGCGCATCGCTCCGATGCGAGCGATGCGTTCGACGCATCGCTCCGCGGGGTGCAGGACGAGGGCATGACTCCCCAGGCGATCGTCGATGGGTTCTCCCGCGTCTGGGCCGATCCGCCGGCCCATGAGTTCCGCTTCCTCGACGCGTTCTCGCCCGACGTCGAGCTGATCGCGCCGCTCGCGGGCCGCACGCGCGGACGCGAAGCGGGCTACGCCGCGTTCCGGCGCACGTTCGCGCTCTTCCCCGATCTGCGGGCCGAGGTGCACGCGTGGTCGGCGAGCGAGGACCGCATCTGGATCTCGATGACGTTCCACACGCGCGAGCTGTCGTGGCACTCGGTCGACGTGCTGACGCTCACGGACGGAATCGTGACCTCGCGTCGTGCCTACTTCGATCCGCTCCCGGTGCTCGCGTACGTGCTGCGACGTCCCGCCCTCGCGTGGCGCTGGCTGCGGATCCGACGGGCGCGCGGGGCGCCGTCCTGGCCGCGGTGA
- the plsX gene encoding phosphate acyltransferase PlsX gives MIRVALDVMGSDHGPEATVGGAATISRSPSAPQLVLVGDEGAIRAVLASREHDPSKVRVVHASEVCRMDDKPKEALDARPDASVLVAARLVRSGEADVLVSAGNTGAVTLACARTFERLPGVGRAALGAVVPTERRRGEKRDPFSLLLDAGLTLDVSADDLVAFALMGSAYAQRISKNPRPRVALLSIGSEASKGTAAIVEAHARLSRSTQIDFIGNIEGMDIPRGTADVVVTGGFTGNIVLKMLEGISETVMRLARAAGEASVRYKAGLALLAPAIQRVREVTDWEQYGGVPILGFDRLCIKAHGRSTERAIANALKVATITARTDLITAMRNALANA, from the coding sequence GTGATCCGCGTGGCGCTCGACGTGATGGGCTCCGATCACGGGCCCGAGGCGACGGTCGGTGGGGCGGCGACGATCAGCAGGTCGCCGAGCGCGCCGCAGCTGGTGCTGGTGGGCGACGAAGGCGCGATCCGCGCCGTCCTCGCGAGCCGCGAGCACGACCCGTCGAAGGTCCGGGTGGTGCACGCGAGCGAGGTGTGCCGCATGGACGACAAGCCGAAGGAGGCGCTCGACGCGCGTCCCGACGCGTCGGTGCTGGTGGCGGCGCGGCTCGTGAGGAGCGGCGAGGCGGACGTGCTGGTGAGCGCGGGCAACACCGGCGCGGTGACGCTCGCGTGCGCGCGCACGTTCGAGCGATTGCCGGGTGTGGGGCGCGCGGCGCTGGGCGCGGTGGTGCCGACCGAGCGACGTCGCGGCGAGAAGCGCGATCCCTTCTCGCTCCTGCTCGACGCGGGGCTGACGCTCGACGTGAGCGCCGACGATCTCGTCGCGTTCGCGCTGATGGGCTCGGCCTACGCGCAGCGCATCTCGAAGAACCCGCGGCCGCGCGTGGCGCTGCTCTCGATCGGCAGCGAGGCGAGCAAGGGCACCGCGGCGATCGTCGAGGCGCACGCGCGCTTGTCGCGCAGCACGCAGATCGACTTCATCGGGAACATCGAGGGGATGGACATCCCGCGCGGCACCGCGGACGTGGTGGTCACCGGCGGGTTCACCGGGAACATCGTGCTCAAGATGCTCGAGGGCATCAGCGAGACGGTGATGCGCCTCGCGCGCGCGGCCGGCGAGGCGAGCGTTCGCTACAAGGCGGGGCTCGCGCTGCTCGCGCCGGCGATCCAGCGGGTGCGCGAGGTCACGGACTGGGAGCAGTACGGCGGCGTGCCGATCCTCGGGTTCGATCGGCTGTGCATCAAGGCGCACGGGCGCAGCACCGAGCGCGCGATCGCGAACGCGCTGAAGGTCGCGACGATCACCGCGCGCACCGACCTGATCACGGCGATGCGCAACGCGCTCGCGAACGCGTGA
- a CDS encoding MFS transporter produces the protein MGLLFVTIFNSILGLSVLFPVIGPLGRDLGLSDTQIGALSTSYALMQLLLSPWWGKRSETAGRKKILLVGVCGFALAFGLLGTAAEIGRMDVVPPLALFALMLGARVIGGAFASAMLPTAQAYAADLTTRENRTSGMAVIGAAFGLAIIFGPVIGGTLAHFFGLTAPIWFSTAFGALNALLVWWRLPEPPRRDASERPPVRLGDVARRAWPLLLVAAVTTGATVLMEQTVAFLVEDRLHLTREDTPLWMGGALFVYGVVAVAVQGGLARRMRVAPTTLVIAGLPITIAGLVTLMLAREYGWIVVGMGLQGFGQGLALPGVTSAMSLAVSDDEQGQVAGLNNSAQGLGRLFGPLVGTALYELDQELPYGTGAALIGIALLFVAASPQMRAIARRHREDATPEVG, from the coding sequence ATGGGCCTCCTCTTCGTCACCATCTTCAACAGCATCCTCGGCCTCTCGGTGCTGTTCCCGGTGATCGGCCCGCTCGGTCGCGACCTCGGCCTCTCCGACACCCAGATCGGCGCCCTCTCGACGAGCTACGCGCTGATGCAGCTCCTGCTCTCGCCGTGGTGGGGCAAGCGCAGCGAGACCGCGGGCCGCAAGAAGATCCTGCTCGTCGGCGTGTGCGGCTTCGCGCTCGCGTTCGGGCTGCTCGGCACGGCCGCGGAGATCGGCCGCATGGACGTCGTGCCGCCGCTCGCGCTCTTCGCGCTGATGCTCGGCGCGCGCGTCATCGGCGGCGCGTTCGCGAGCGCGATGTTGCCCACCGCGCAGGCCTACGCCGCGGATCTCACGACGCGCGAGAACCGCACCTCGGGCATGGCGGTGATCGGCGCGGCGTTCGGCCTCGCGATCATCTTCGGCCCGGTGATCGGCGGCACCCTCGCGCACTTCTTCGGGCTCACCGCGCCGATCTGGTTCTCCACCGCGTTCGGCGCGCTCAACGCGCTGCTCGTGTGGTGGCGCCTGCCCGAGCCGCCGCGACGCGACGCGAGCGAGCGCCCGCCGGTGCGCCTCGGCGACGTCGCGCGCCGTGCGTGGCCGCTCCTGCTCGTCGCCGCGGTGACCACCGGCGCGACCGTGCTGATGGAGCAGACGGTCGCGTTCCTGGTGGAGGATCGACTGCACCTCACGCGCGAGGACACGCCGCTGTGGATGGGCGGCGCGCTCTTCGTCTACGGCGTGGTCGCGGTCGCGGTGCAGGGTGGGCTCGCGCGGCGGATGCGCGTCGCGCCGACGACGCTGGTGATCGCAGGACTGCCGATCACGATCGCGGGCCTCGTCACGCTGATGCTCGCGCGCGAGTACGGATGGATCGTGGTCGGCATGGGCCTGCAGGGCTTCGGTCAGGGGCTGGCGCTGCCGGGGGTGACCAGCGCGATGTCGCTCGCGGTGAGCGACGACGAGCAGGGCCAGGTCGCGGGCCTCAACAACAGCGCGCAGGGGCTCGGGCGCCTCTTCGGCCCGCTGGTGGGCACCGCGCTCTACGAGCTCGACCAGGAGCTGCCCT